A region of the Leptolyngbya sp. CCY15150 genome:
AATCTGACCATGCCTTTGTTTGTCGCATCCACGCTTCTCCAGATTTGCCTCCATCCTAGCCGAGGGCTGGGCGAAGCCCCCAGGGATCGCAGTAATTCTAGTTCACTGCCGCAGACCAAAAGGAGGCAAGTTATAATCTTGACGGAGTATGTATGTAGGCGTTGCGAATGAGTAATCCCCTAGTCCAGGCTTTTTTCGTGGGACGAGCAGCAGCAGAACTGCTGAGCGAGCAGTTTGAATCCACCGTCACCCACACCCTGAGCGACCTAGGCAAATTTGATGCGGAGCAGCGCGAGCGCTTGCGTCAGTTTACAGAAGAGGTGCTAGACCGAGCCAAGCAGTCTGAAGACTCTGCCATGGGCGATCGCCCCGCTGCGGATGCCCCGGCCGCCGGGTCTACCTCCGATTTGCAGACCATGCTAGATGAACTGCGCGCTGAAATTGCCCACCTGCGCGCCACCCTGCAGCGCCACCGCAACTCTGCCCCGTAAGCCATCCGGTCTTGCCTCGCTCTCAACAGCTTGGAAAAATCCATGCCCCTGGGTTGCCCGATCTCCCTAGAAAGGGAACCATAATAGAAAAAGCTGTTTAGAACTCCTGGATTGAAGCGCGAGTGACCGTCTTGCCTGATCGTCCCAGTCGTGATGCTGCCGCATCTGAATCTATCCCGTCTCCAGTCGGGTCGTCTGTGCCCTCTGGTCTATTGTCTAATCCGTCAGAACATCGGGGCATAACCGTGAGCGATCGCTCCAAACTGCATACAAGCAAAAAATACCGCTGGAACCGTGAGCGCTACTCTCGGCAACGTCGCTATGTGGATATCTGGACATTTGTCCTCAGGCTACTGGCATCCCAATGGCTTTATGGCAAGTCCTGGAGCTATGCCGGCGGCATGACCGACGAAAAGCAGGCCCTGCGACGGCGGCGCTTGGCAGTATGGATTCGAGAAACGCTGCTAGATTTGGGGCCCACTTTTATCAAAGTTGGGCAGTTGTTCTCCACGCGGGCCGACCTCTTTCCTAGCGAATACGTGGAAGAGCTGTCGAAGCTACAGGACAAGGTGCCAGCCTTCAACTACGAACAGGTTGAAGCCATCATCGAGCAAGACCTTGGCAAAACGATTCCTGAACTGTATCAAAGCTTCGACCCCATCCCCCTAGCTGCCGCCAGCCTTGGGCAGGTGCATCGGGCCCAGCTCCACAGCGGCGAAGAAGTGGTGGTAAAAATCCAGCGGCCGGGTCTAAAAAAGCTGTTCACTATTGACCTCGCCATCCTCAAAGGCATCGCCCGCTACTTCCAAAACCATCCCGACTGGGGACGGGGACGCGATTGGATGGGCATCTATGAAGAATGCTGCCGAATTCTTTGGGAAGAAATTGACTATCTGGGCGAAGGGCGGAATGCCGACACCTTCCGACGGAACTTTCGCAATGAAGGATGGGTGCGCGTACCTCGGGTGTATTGGCGCTATGCCTCATCGCGAGTACTCACCCTAGAATATTTACCGGGCATCAAGATCAGCCACTACGACGCCATTGAAGCAGCCGGGCTCGATCGCAAAAACCTGGCCCAACTGGGAGCCCGCGCCTATCTGCACCAACTGCTCAACAATGGATTTTTCCACGCCGACCCCCACCCCGGCAACATTGCCGTGAGTTCAGACGGAGCGCTGATCTTTTATGACTTCGGCATGATGGGTCAGGTGCCAGCCATCACCCGCGAGAAACTGCTCAACACCTTCTTTGGGATTGCCCAAAAAGACGCCGAACAAGTGGTGGCATCCTTGGTAGAACTGGGAGCCCTAGCACCTGCCGAGGATATGGGCCCGGTGCGGCGATCGGTGCAGTACATGCTGGACAACTTCATGGATCAGCCCTTTGAAACCCAGTCCGTCGCAGCCATCAGCGATGACCTATATGATATTGCCTATAATCAACCCTTCCGATTTCCCGCCACCTTCACCTTTGTGATGCGGGCATTTTCGACCCTAGAAGGGGTTGGCAAGGGTCTCGATCCAGACTTTAACTTTATGGAGGTTGCAAAACCGTTTGCAATGCAGCTTATGACCGACGGACGTTCATCCCTAGAAACCGACGGACTGCTGGGGGAAATTGGCCGGCAGGCCGCGCAAATGAGTAGTACAGCCCTCGGCTTACCCCGACGCATTGACGATACCATCGACAAGTTAGAGCGGGGAGATATTCGGGTACGGGTGCGCTCCATTGAGAGCGATCGCCTCCTGCGGCGAATCAGTACCGTAAACCTGGGAATGAACTATACTATTTTGGCTGGCACGTTCACCCTGTCCGCCACAATTTTGCTCGTCAGCGAGTACGTGGTCTTGGCTATCGTGATGGCAATTCTTGCCGTAGCGGCAGCGATCGCTCTTCTCCGCCTGTTAATGCGTCTAGATCGCTACGATCGTATGTTTTGATGTTTTCCTTGGGTAGCGCCACGCTGTATGAAACGGATTTTCTCGGGGCTAACAGACACAGGGCTAGTGCGCTCTGTCAATCAAGATGCGTACTACATTGACCCCGACGGTCGGTTTTGCCTGGTTGCCGATGGCATGGGTGGCCATGCGGGCGGGCAGGAAGCCAGTCGCTTAGCCACGGATACGATTCGTGAGTATTTAGAAACCCACTGGAGCTTTCCAGCCAAGTCCCATCAGTTGCTGGAAGAAGCGCTGCTGAAAGCTAACCACGCCATTTTGAAAGATCAGCGCGACCATCCGGAGCGATCGGATATGGGCACAACTGTAGTGGTAGTGCTTTTTCGCGATGACCAGCCCTCCTGCGCCCATGTCGGCGACTCACGCCTCTATCGTCTACGAGGTTCTCGGCTCGATCAAATTACCGAAGACCACACCTGGGTACGACGAGCGCTGAAGTCTGGAGAATTAACCACCGATCAAGCCCGTCTCCATCCCTGGCGACATATTTTGTCGAAATGCCTAGGGCGAGATGATGTGCGCCAAATCGACGTGCAGACCTTTGAGCTAGAACCCAACGATCGCCTCATTCTCTGTAGTGATGGTCTCACGGAAGAATTATCCGATCACCTGATTGCCTTTCACCTCAAATCCATTCGCGCCTGTGACCAAGCCGCCAGCGCCCTGGTCAATGCAGCCAAAGGCAAGGGTGGCCGCGATAATATTACCATCGTGATTGTCTCCAATGAGCAGTCTGACTAGCGCGATCGCTTCCCGGAATCTGCACTAGCATGACTCCGAGACCGAAAGGTGGCGATCGCCCTTTTCAACCCTTAGTCTCTGGTCTAGTCTGGAGTGAACATCACGTCTGGCATAAACCCGTGGGGAAAGGAGTCACGCCATGTTGAGTTGGGATCATCGGCCAACGTTGTCTACCATGGGCCGCGAGCGGGCGTGGGTTGAGATTAACCACAGCCACCTAACCCATAACATCCAAGCCATTCAAGCTCTCTTGGCTCCAGGCACAGACCTAATGGCGGTGGTGAAAGCCGATGCCTATGGTCATGGGGCGGTGACTATTGCCCAAACCGCCCTCCAGGCTGGGGCCACCTGGCTAGGCGTGGCCACCATTCCCGAAGGCATCGAACTGCGGGAAGCAGGCATCCAGGCTCCCATCCTCCTGCTGGGGGCCACCAATACCGTCGAGCAAGTGCGGGCGATCGCTCACTGGCAGTTGCAGCCAACGCTCTGCACCGAAAAACAGGCTCTGATCTTTGCCGAGGTCATGGACTCTGCAACCCAGCCGCTCCCAGTTCACATCAACGTTGATACTGGCATGTCGCGCCTAGGAGTTGCCTGGCAGCAAGCGCTGCCCCTTGCCCAGCAGATTCAGCGATCGCCCCATCTCCACCTGGCCAGCCTCTACTCCCACTTTGCAACAGCGGATGATTCTGATCTGCAAACCCTTCATTGCCAACGCGATCGCTTCCAGCAGGTCATCCAAACCCTAGGCGATCATGGCATTGTTCCGCCCATGCTGCACCTAGCCAACTCCGCCGGCACCCTAGTTGAGTCCAGCCTCCATTACAACCTAGTCCGGGTCGGGCTGGCCATCTACGGGCTCTATCCCGCCCCCCATTTTCGGGACAGCATCGCTCTCAAACCCGTGCTTCAAGTGAAAGCCCGCGTCACCCAAGTGAAAACCCTGCCGCCCCACACCGGCGTTAGCTATGGGCATCGATTTGTCACCCAGCGAGAAACCCGGCTAGCCGTTGTTGGCATTGGCTATGCCGATGGCGTGCCCCGCTTGCTGTCCAACCGCATGAACGTTCTCTTACGAGGACAGTTCGTTCCTCAAATTGGCGCGATCACCATGGATCAGCTCATGCTCGACGTGACCGACCTTGCCGAAGTCCACGAGGGTGATGTGGTTACCCTACTGGGGCACGATCAGGACGCCAGCATCTCCGCCGACGACTGGGCCGACACCCTCGGGACGATCTCCTGGGAAATTCTTTGTGGCTTCAAACATCGCCTACCGCGACTATCCCTATCCTCGCCGGCAACCGCTACCGCCAACCCTCTAACCCTTTCCTAAACCTAAGCACCAAGGAGACATCGATGGGATACCCTACCGTGATTTTGCCAGGCTACTTCGCCGGTGCGGCCCCTTACCAAACCATGGAGAAAACCTTGGCAGAGCTAGGCTTTCCCAGCGTCACCGTGCCCCTGTCTCGCTGGGACTGGGTACCCACGGTGGGCGGACGGTCGATGGGAGGCATTCTCGAAAAACTCGATCAAACCGTGAACCAGGTGATGGAAACCACAGGCAGCGATCGCATCAATCTCATCGGCCATTCCGCTGGCGGCTGGATTGCGCGGATTTACCTCGGCGAAATTCCCTACACTATCCACGCCAAAGACACCGGCAAGCCCATGCTCTGGAAAGCGCATCCTTCCGTAGCCACCCTGATGACCCTAGGCACCCCCCACGTTAGCCAAGAACGCTGGACGCTGCGCAACCTCAACTTCGTTAACGATAACTATCCCGGCGCATTTCATCCCACGGTGCGCTACGTCTGCGTGGCTGGCAAAGCCGTCTTGGGCGATCGCTCCCTAGCAGGCTGGTTCACCTACAACAGCTACCTACTCACCTGCGGCAACGGAGCCTGTTGGGGCGACGAAATTACCCCCATCTCCGCCGCCCACCTAGAAGGTGCCGAAAACCTGATCTTGGATCAGGTCGTCCATTCGCCCCGACCCGGCAAGCGCTGGTATGGCAGCCCCGACATCATCCCCACCTGGGCCGCCTATCTCGCCTAAAGCACCCCTCCAACTCATGAGGCCAGCCACCTGCATCTTCACAGGTGGCTTTTGTCGTTCCAAAACAATGGAGGACAGGAGAAGCGATCGCCCCGCCGCTCATCTGGATACCCGCGTTCTACCCCAGCGCCAGCGAAAATCAACCTGAATTCGTTCATCTTGAGCAGTCTACTCAAGACGGTGTTGCTAAAACTAGCCTAATCCAATGCGCAAAAATGCTCATCATTTCACAACACACAAGGAGAAATTGGTGTCATCTTGTCAAACCCTTGTTATAATTTGTAATATATATCAGACGGATTTGTATGGCGAATAGGGAAACCTGAATCTACCCCCCCGTAACGTCTCCCAAACGTTCGGATTAGAGCTTAGATTCACGCCTACCGTCTCCAGATACCAGTCCTGCAAGAGGTCGAAGCCCGTGACAGCTTCCATCCAAGCTCTAGCAGACGACACCAAGAACCGGTTACAGCATTCAACATTGCACTCTCAGTCATGGAGGATCCATGGTAGACCCTAACACCTACGAGCTAACGATCGAGCAACAGTTTCAAATGCGGTTGATGGAGGAATCAGCCAACGTGATGAGCCGAGAGCAAGCCCTAGATCTGCTGGTGCAGGCTTCTCAGCTTCTGATGGTCAAAGATAATGTCATCCGCAATCTACTGCAACGCACACCGCTCAAAAGCTTTAGCTTTGAAGGTTAGCGATCGCATTTCTCTACTTTGGAGGACACAGATATGGACTTTATGTCATTTGATTTGAGTTTGGAGCAAAAATTCGAAGTTCAACGCATTCGCCAAGAAGTGCAGGACATGGATCGCGACCAAGCTCTTGACTTACTGCTTCAAGTCTCGAAGACCTT
Encoded here:
- a CDS encoding DUF6825 family protein, which produces MSNPLVQAFFVGRAAAELLSEQFESTVTHTLSDLGKFDAEQRERLRQFTEEVLDRAKQSEDSAMGDRPAADAPAAGSTSDLQTMLDELRAEIAHLRATLQRHRNSAP
- a CDS encoding AarF/ABC1/UbiB kinase family protein, whose translation is MTVSDRSKLHTSKKYRWNRERYSRQRRYVDIWTFVLRLLASQWLYGKSWSYAGGMTDEKQALRRRRLAVWIRETLLDLGPTFIKVGQLFSTRADLFPSEYVEELSKLQDKVPAFNYEQVEAIIEQDLGKTIPELYQSFDPIPLAAASLGQVHRAQLHSGEEVVVKIQRPGLKKLFTIDLAILKGIARYFQNHPDWGRGRDWMGIYEECCRILWEEIDYLGEGRNADTFRRNFRNEGWVRVPRVYWRYASSRVLTLEYLPGIKISHYDAIEAAGLDRKNLAQLGARAYLHQLLNNGFFHADPHPGNIAVSSDGALIFYDFGMMGQVPAITREKLLNTFFGIAQKDAEQVVASLVELGALAPAEDMGPVRRSVQYMLDNFMDQPFETQSVAAISDDLYDIAYNQPFRFPATFTFVMRAFSTLEGVGKGLDPDFNFMEVAKPFAMQLMTDGRSSLETDGLLGEIGRQAAQMSSTALGLPRRIDDTIDKLERGDIRVRVRSIESDRLLRRISTVNLGMNYTILAGTFTLSATILLVSEYVVLAIVMAILAVAAAIALLRLLMRLDRYDRMF
- a CDS encoding Stp1/IreP family PP2C-type Ser/Thr phosphatase, producing the protein MKRIFSGLTDTGLVRSVNQDAYYIDPDGRFCLVADGMGGHAGGQEASRLATDTIREYLETHWSFPAKSHQLLEEALLKANHAILKDQRDHPERSDMGTTVVVVLFRDDQPSCAHVGDSRLYRLRGSRLDQITEDHTWVRRALKSGELTTDQARLHPWRHILSKCLGRDDVRQIDVQTFELEPNDRLILCSDGLTEELSDHLIAFHLKSIRACDQAASALVNAAKGKGGRDNITIVIVSNEQSD
- the alr gene encoding alanine racemase, translated to MLSWDHRPTLSTMGRERAWVEINHSHLTHNIQAIQALLAPGTDLMAVVKADAYGHGAVTIAQTALQAGATWLGVATIPEGIELREAGIQAPILLLGATNTVEQVRAIAHWQLQPTLCTEKQALIFAEVMDSATQPLPVHINVDTGMSRLGVAWQQALPLAQQIQRSPHLHLASLYSHFATADDSDLQTLHCQRDRFQQVIQTLGDHGIVPPMLHLANSAGTLVESSLHYNLVRVGLAIYGLYPAPHFRDSIALKPVLQVKARVTQVKTLPPHTGVSYGHRFVTQRETRLAVVGIGYADGVPRLLSNRMNVLLRGQFVPQIGAITMDQLMLDVTDLAEVHEGDVVTLLGHDQDASISADDWADTLGTISWEILCGFKHRLPRLSLSSPATATANPLTLS
- a CDS encoding lipase, coding for MGYPTVILPGYFAGAAPYQTMEKTLAELGFPSVTVPLSRWDWVPTVGGRSMGGILEKLDQTVNQVMETTGSDRINLIGHSAGGWIARIYLGEIPYTIHAKDTGKPMLWKAHPSVATLMTLGTPHVSQERWTLRNLNFVNDNYPGAFHPTVRYVCVAGKAVLGDRSLAGWFTYNSYLLTCGNGACWGDEITPISAAHLEGAENLILDQVVHSPRPGKRWYGSPDIIPTWAAYLA
- a CDS encoding NblA/ycf18 family protein translates to MVDPNTYELTIEQQFQMRLMEESANVMSREQALDLLVQASQLLMVKDNVIRNLLQRTPLKSFSFEG
- a CDS encoding NblA/ycf18 family protein, encoding MDFMSFDLSLEQKFEVQRIRQEVQDMDRDQALDLLLQVSKTLMIKDNVIRDLMKKADL